One window of Anaerolineales bacterium genomic DNA carries:
- the trxA gene encoding thioredoxin, producing the protein MSSVKYVTEQDFQEEVISASTPVLVDFTADWCQPCKMIAPIVDQLAGQWDGKVKVVKLDADQNPNIMMQYGVMGIPTLMLFKSGEVKERITGYLPKDKIEAKVTPHM; encoded by the coding sequence ATGAGTTCAGTCAAATACGTAACCGAGCAGGACTTCCAGGAGGAAGTCATCAGCGCAAGCACCCCTGTATTGGTGGATTTCACGGCGGATTGGTGCCAGCCGTGCAAGATGATCGCGCCCATCGTCGATCAACTGGCGGGGCAATGGGATGGAAAGGTCAAGGTCGTAAAACTCGACGCGGACCAGAATCCCAACATCATGATGCAGTACGGCGTCATGGGCATTCCCACCCTGATGCTCTTCAAGAGCGGCGAGGTCAAGGAGCGCATTACCGGCTACCTGCCAAAGGACAAGATCGAAGCCAAAGTCACCCCGCACATGTAA
- a CDS encoding threonine--tRNA ligase, producing MAQQVQEKYEESYLYKVRHSAAHVMAQAVLEMFPDGKITIGPPVENGFYYDFDLPRNLTPEDLEQIEKRMRQIVAGRHEFKKTVISAEEAKKIFADQPYKLELIEGLEKGGTDEYGNPLKEKPEISIYQHDTFTDLCRGPHVANTKEIKPDAFKLMSIAGAYWRGDENNKQLQRLYGTAWESKKQLEEYLHQLEEAKKRDHRKLGRELEIFVFDEEVGPGLPLWLPNGGIIIEELEKLAKEMEEKAGYSRVRTPVVSKEDLFLHSGHLPYYAESMYPPMELEGVKYYVKPMNCPMHHKIFGSKGRSYRDLPIRLAEYGTCYRYEKSGELFGLMRVRSMQMNDAHIYVTEEQFEKEFLGVVDLYLKYFDLFGIEKYVMRFSKHSKAGLGKKYVDNERLWLKTEEMVRRAMTNGNIPFVEVEDEAAFYGPKIDVQIWSVIGREFSLATNQVDFAQPARFDLKFTNKDGHDEMPLCIHRAPLSTHERMVGFLLEHYAGNFPVWLSPEQARVISITDERNDYAESIAKELRENGIRASADLSSQRMNAKIRNAQMMKVPYMIVVGKNEMEAGQVSLRVRDGSQQNGFALGEFIARAKDRIQRRASEL from the coding sequence ATGGCACAACAAGTACAAGAGAAATACGAAGAGTCTTATCTTTATAAGGTCCGTCACTCGGCGGCGCATGTAATGGCGCAGGCGGTGCTGGAGATGTTCCCGGATGGGAAGATCACTATCGGTCCGCCTGTGGAGAACGGGTTCTATTACGACTTTGACCTGCCGCGCAACCTGACGCCTGAAGATTTGGAACAAATCGAAAAGCGGATGCGCCAGATCGTGGCTGGCAGGCATGAGTTCAAGAAGACGGTCATCTCGGCGGAGGAGGCGAAGAAAATCTTTGCCGACCAGCCCTACAAGTTGGAGTTGATCGAAGGCTTGGAAAAAGGCGGCACGGACGAGTACGGCAATCCGCTCAAGGAGAAGCCGGAGATTTCGATCTATCAGCACGATACGTTCACGGACCTGTGCCGCGGTCCGCATGTGGCGAACACGAAGGAGATCAAGCCGGATGCGTTCAAGTTGATGTCGATTGCGGGCGCGTACTGGCGCGGCGACGAGAACAACAAGCAGTTGCAGCGTCTGTACGGCACAGCCTGGGAGAGCAAGAAACAGCTCGAGGAATACCTGCACCAGCTCGAGGAGGCGAAGAAGCGCGACCATCGCAAACTCGGGAGGGAATTGGAGATCTTTGTCTTCGATGAAGAGGTCGGTCCGGGTCTGCCTTTGTGGCTGCCGAACGGCGGGATCATCATCGAAGAACTGGAGAAACTCGCCAAGGAGATGGAAGAGAAAGCCGGTTATTCGCGCGTCCGCACGCCGGTCGTTTCGAAAGAGGACCTCTTCCTGCATTCGGGGCACCTGCCCTACTACGCCGAGAGCATGTATCCGCCCATGGAGTTGGAAGGCGTAAAGTATTACGTCAAGCCGATGAACTGCCCGATGCACCACAAGATCTTCGGCTCGAAGGGACGTTCCTACCGCGACCTGCCCATCCGCCTCGCCGAATACGGGACGTGTTACCGCTACGAAAAATCGGGCGAACTCTTCGGCTTGATGCGCGTCCGCTCGATGCAGATGAACGACGCCCACATCTATGTGACGGAGGAACAGTTCGAGAAGGAATTCCTGGGCGTGGTGGACCTGTATCTCAAATATTTCGACCTGTTCGGCATCGAGAAGTATGTGATGCGCTTCTCCAAACACAGCAAGGCGGGGCTCGGCAAGAAATATGTGGACAACGAGCGCCTGTGGCTCAAAACGGAGGAAATGGTACGCCGCGCGATGACGAACGGAAACATCCCCTTTGTGGAGGTTGAGGATGAAGCCGCGTTCTACGGTCCGAAGATCGACGTGCAGATCTGGAGCGTGATCGGGCGCGAGTTTTCGCTCGCCACGAACCAGGTGGATTTTGCCCAGCCCGCGCGTTTCGACCTGAAATTCACGAACAAGGACGGTCACGACGAGATGCCGTTGTGCATCCACCGCGCGCCTCTCTCGACGCACGAGCGCATGGTGGGATTCCTGCTCGAGCATTACGCGGGCAACTTCCCGGTCTGGCTCTCGCCGGAGCAGGCGCGCGTTATCTCGATCACGGACGAGCGGAACGATTATGCCGAAAGTATCGCGAAGGAATTGCGCGAGAACGGCATCCGCGCCAGCGCGGACCTCTCGTCCCAGCGCATGAACGCCAAGATCCGCAACGCGCAGATGATGAAGGTCCCGTATATGATCGTGGTCGGCAAGAACGAGATGGAAGCCGGTCAGGTCTCGTTACGAGTCCGCGACGGCAGCCAGCAGAACGGATTTGCACTGGGCGAGTTCATCGCGCGGGCAAAAGATCGGATTCAGAGAAGAGCGAGTGAGTTGTAG
- a CDS encoding nucleotidyltransferase family protein has translation MDTIKLRPADEILRESEAFFMREGKVHHTLKRLTQALEEESIPYAILGGMALNLFGYTRETVDVDILLTQAGLERFKERLVGRGYVMAFEGASKSFRDAETQVKVEALITGEYPGDGKPKPVSFPDPASAHVERDGYRVISLEKLIELKLASGMSAPHRLRDLADVQDLISALDLPLELEVHLDESVREEYRRLWESVQGKD, from the coding sequence GTGGATACCATAAAGTTACGCCCGGCAGATGAAATCCTGCGCGAGTCGGAGGCATTCTTCATGAGAGAAGGCAAGGTTCACCACACGCTTAAACGACTGACTCAGGCTCTCGAAGAGGAATCGATTCCCTATGCGATCCTCGGCGGGATGGCTTTAAATCTGTTCGGGTATACCCGTGAAACCGTTGATGTTGACATTCTGTTGACGCAAGCGGGATTGGAACGGTTCAAGGAACGGTTGGTAGGCAGGGGATATGTGATGGCGTTTGAGGGGGCATCAAAGAGTTTTCGCGATGCAGAAACTCAGGTCAAAGTGGAAGCGCTCATTACCGGTGAGTATCCCGGCGACGGAAAACCCAAGCCGGTGTCCTTCCCAGACCCGGCATCCGCACATGTGGAACGGGACGGCTATCGCGTCATCTCCCTTGAAAAACTGATCGAACTGAAACTCGCCTCCGGCATGAGCGCTCCCCACCGCTTGCGAGACCTCGCCGATGTGCAGGACTTGATCTCGGCGCTGGATTTGCCGCTAGAGTTGGAAGTCCATTTGGATGAAAGCGTTAGGGAAGAATACCGGCGATTGTGGGAGTCCGTGCAAGGAAAAGATTGA
- the add gene encoding adenosine deaminase, which yields MADDTTPLNKYITLPKVELHRHLEGSLRLSTMLDIARKHGVTVPVSMLNLSGLVQVQDKDPLTFSNFLEKFKTLRLFYKSPDVIHRVTREAVEDAARDNVRYLELRFTPVALSRAEGFPLHDVMDWVITSAGEAAKDFKIKVGLIASVNRHESPELAEQVAWLAVEHQKRGLRGLDLAGNEAEFKSAPFHEIFKEAKGSGLRVTIHAGEWGPAENVRDAIENLGAERIGHGVRVLEDESITALAKERGTTFEVCVTSNFQSGVVNELEKHPLPHMLEKGLKVTVNTDDPSVSRITLAHEFQIAHEKLLMPIDALKKTVLTAAESSFLPEAERAELVGSLKAELAN from the coding sequence TTGGCAGACGATACGACTCCCTTGAACAAATACATCACCCTTCCGAAGGTGGAACTTCACCGCCATTTGGAAGGGTCTTTGCGTCTCTCCACAATGCTGGATATTGCGCGAAAGCATGGCGTGACGGTTCCCGTCTCGATGTTGAATTTGAGCGGTCTGGTGCAGGTGCAGGATAAGGACCCGCTGACGTTTTCCAATTTTCTCGAAAAGTTCAAGACGCTGAGGCTGTTCTACAAGTCGCCGGATGTGATTCATCGCGTCACGCGTGAAGCGGTGGAGGATGCGGCCAGGGATAACGTGCGCTATCTCGAGCTGCGCTTCACGCCGGTGGCGTTGAGCCGCGCGGAAGGTTTTCCGCTTCATGACGTGATGGATTGGGTCATCACCAGCGCGGGAGAAGCGGCGAAGGATTTCAAGATCAAGGTCGGGTTGATCGCTTCGGTGAACCGGCACGAAAGCCCGGAACTTGCCGAGCAGGTGGCATGGCTGGCGGTGGAACATCAGAAGCGCGGCTTGCGCGGGCTGGACCTGGCTGGGAACGAGGCGGAGTTCAAATCGGCGCCGTTCCATGAAATTTTCAAGGAAGCGAAGGGATCCGGCTTGCGCGTCACCATCCATGCCGGGGAGTGGGGACCGGCGGAGAACGTCCGCGATGCGATCGAGAACCTCGGCGCGGAACGGATCGGTCACGGCGTGCGTGTGCTCGAAGATGAGTCCATCACTGCATTGGCGAAGGAACGCGGCACGACGTTCGAAGTTTGTGTGACCAGCAACTTCCAATCGGGCGTGGTCAATGAATTGGAAAAACATCCCCTGCCGCACATGCTCGAAAAGGGACTCAAGGTCACGGTCAATACCGATGACCCGAGCGTATCGCGCATCACACTGGCGCATGAGTTCCAGATCGCTCATGAAAAATTGTTGATGCCGATCGACGCCTTGAAGAAAACCGTGCTGACCGCGGCGGAATCGTCCTTCCTGCCGGAAGCGGAGAGGGCGGAATTGGTCGGCTCATTAAAAGCCGAGTTGGCTAATTAG
- the acnA gene encoding aconitate hydratase AcnA: MNDLFKSRDVLTVGRKKYVYFRLDALEKAGLTKLSKLPYSIRIVLEAALRQCNDREITQQDVKNIAAWTPKGARPGIPFLPGRVVMQDFTGVPAVVDLAAMRAAVARLGGDPKKINPLVPVDLVIDHSVQVDFFATAEALNRNTEVEFQRNRERYEFLKWGQKAFSNFRVVPPMTGIVHQVNLEYLADVVMVKETSEVSETSEVLAFPDTLVGTDSHTTMINGLGVVGWGVGGIEAEAVMLGQPMDMLLPDVIGFKLYGKLKEGVTATDLVLTVTQMLRKKGVVDKFVEFFGEGLDNMSLTDRATIANMAPEYGATMGYFPVDEETLRYMRLTGRSEEVIARTEVYLRAQGLFREADSPEPEFTDTLELDLGSVVPSLAGPKRPQDRVALTDMKDTFRKALTAPVKDRGFELSPEALAKEATFGTPTSSGQANGGSTQMKHGAVVIAAITSCTNTSNPSVLVAAGLVAKKAVEKGLNVKPYVKTSLAPGSRVVTEYLKKAGLIDPLSKLGFNVIAYGCTTCIGNSGPLPGEVAKAVTGSDLVASAVISGNRNFEGRVHPLVKANFLASPPLVVAYALAGTVDIDLNNEPLGTDSDGKEVFLKDLWPTQKEIQESVAKYITPEMFEEKYSDVFSGSDMWQNISVKEGDLFEWSEESTYIHHPPYFQSLTLDVPTIQPIKNARVLGVFGDSITTDHISPAGNIAADSPAGKFLQERGVQPKDFNQYGTRRGNDLVMARGTFANIRLKNLMVAPKEGNWTKHQPSGEVMSIFDAAMKYQAEGVGSIVLAGKEYGTGSSRDWAAKGPMLQGVKAVIAESFERIHRSNLVGMGVLPLRFAEGQNAESLGLDGSEVFDIEGLTDSIQPKAELTVKARKADGKVIEFKATALLNTDVEVNYYRNGGILHTVLRNLVK; encoded by the coding sequence ATGAACGATCTATTTAAGTCCCGTGACGTATTGACCGTGGGCAGGAAAAAATACGTCTACTTCCGGCTCGATGCCCTCGAAAAAGCCGGGCTGACCAAACTCAGCAAACTTCCCTATTCCATTCGAATCGTGCTCGAAGCCGCATTGCGCCAGTGCAATGACCGCGAGATCACCCAGCAGGATGTGAAGAACATCGCCGCGTGGACTCCCAAAGGCGCTCGCCCGGGCATTCCATTCCTGCCGGGTCGCGTGGTGATGCAAGACTTCACTGGCGTGCCTGCAGTAGTAGACCTCGCCGCGATGCGTGCTGCCGTGGCTCGTTTGGGCGGCGACCCCAAGAAGATCAATCCGCTCGTGCCGGTTGACCTGGTCATCGACCACTCGGTGCAGGTGGATTTCTTCGCCACTGCCGAAGCGCTCAACCGCAACACTGAAGTTGAATTCCAGCGCAACCGCGAACGCTACGAGTTCCTCAAGTGGGGACAAAAAGCCTTCAGTAATTTCCGCGTTGTGCCGCCGATGACCGGTATCGTGCATCAGGTCAACTTGGAATATCTTGCTGATGTGGTGATGGTGAAGGAGACCTCAGAGGTTTCCGAAACCTCGGAGGTCTTGGCCTTCCCTGATACGCTCGTCGGCACCGACTCGCACACCACCATGATCAATGGCCTCGGCGTGGTGGGTTGGGGTGTGGGTGGTATCGAAGCCGAAGCCGTCATGCTCGGTCAGCCCATGGACATGCTGCTCCCCGATGTGATCGGTTTCAAACTCTACGGCAAACTCAAAGAAGGCGTGACCGCCACCGACCTCGTGCTGACTGTCACCCAAATGCTGCGCAAGAAGGGCGTGGTGGATAAGTTCGTCGAGTTCTTCGGCGAAGGGCTGGACAACATGTCACTGACCGACCGCGCCACCATCGCCAATATGGCTCCTGAATACGGCGCCACCATGGGCTACTTCCCTGTGGATGAAGAGACGCTTCGCTACATGCGCCTTACTGGTCGCTCCGAAGAAGTCATTGCCCGCACTGAAGTCTATCTCCGCGCGCAAGGACTCTTCCGTGAAGCGGACAGCCCCGAACCGGAATTTACCGACACGCTCGAACTGGATTTGGGAAGCGTTGTCCCTTCATTGGCTGGACCCAAACGCCCGCAGGACCGCGTCGCGCTTACGGATATGAAGGATACCTTCCGAAAAGCCTTGACCGCCCCGGTTAAAGATCGCGGCTTCGAACTCTCACCGGAGGCGCTCGCCAAAGAAGCGACCTTCGGAACCCCTACTTCGTCGGGGCAAGCCAACGGCGGCTCGACTCAGATGAAACATGGCGCAGTTGTTATCGCTGCCATTACTTCCTGCACCAACACCAGCAATCCGTCCGTGCTTGTCGCGGCGGGACTTGTTGCAAAGAAGGCGGTTGAAAAAGGCTTGAACGTCAAGCCGTATGTGAAGACCTCTCTCGCCCCCGGCTCGCGTGTGGTGACCGAGTATCTTAAGAAAGCTGGTTTGATCGACCCGCTCTCCAAACTTGGTTTCAACGTCATCGCATACGGTTGTACAACTTGTATCGGTAACTCTGGTCCGCTGCCCGGTGAAGTTGCCAAGGCTGTGACTGGTTCCGACCTCGTCGCCTCGGCGGTCATCTCCGGTAACCGCAACTTCGAAGGACGCGTGCATCCGCTCGTGAAGGCGAACTTCCTCGCCTCGCCTCCCTTGGTGGTGGCCTATGCCCTCGCTGGCACCGTCGATATCGATTTGAACAATGAACCGCTAGGCACTGACTCCGATGGCAAGGAAGTCTTCCTCAAAGACTTGTGGCCCACCCAGAAAGAAATTCAGGAATCCGTCGCCAAGTACATCACCCCTGAAATGTTTGAAGAGAAATATTCTGATGTCTTCTCCGGCTCGGATATGTGGCAGAACATCAGCGTCAAGGAAGGCGACCTGTTCGAGTGGAGCGAAGAATCCACCTACATTCATCACCCGCCTTACTTCCAATCCCTCACCCTCGATGTGCCGACCATTCAACCCATCAAGAATGCGCGTGTACTCGGCGTGTTCGGCGACTCCATCACCACCGATCACATCTCGCCTGCCGGTAACATTGCCGCAGATTCTCCCGCTGGCAAGTTCCTGCAAGAACGCGGCGTGCAGCCGAAAGACTTCAATCAATACGGCACCCGCCGCGGCAATGACCTGGTGATGGCGCGCGGTACTTTTGCGAACATCCGCCTCAAGAACCTCATGGTCGCACCCAAGGAAGGCAACTGGACCAAGCACCAGCCTTCCGGCGAAGTGATGTCCATCTTCGATGCGGCGATGAAATATCAAGCTGAAGGTGTGGGGAGCATCGTCCTCGCAGGCAAAGAATACGGCACCGGTTCGAGCCGCGACTGGGCGGCGAAGGGTCCCATGCTGCAGGGCGTCAAAGCCGTCATCGCGGAATCCTTCGAACGCATCCACCGCTCCAACTTGGTGGGCATGGGTGTGCTTCCGTTGCGTTTCGCCGAAGGTCAGAACGCTGAATCACTTGGGCTCGATGGCAGTGAAGTATTTGATATCGAAGGTCTGACCGACAGCATCCAACCCAAAGCCGAGTTGACGGTGAAAGCCAGAAAAGCCGACGGCAAGGTGATCGAGTTCAAAGCCACCGCGCTGCTGAACACCGACGTGGAAGTGAACTACTATCGTAACGGCGGCATCCTGCACACGGTGTTGAGGAATTTGGTGAAGTAA
- a CDS encoding HupE/UreJ family protein, protein MSQNKVLLSFIFASAFAVIPGVAYAHDGTNLALGGFLSGLVHPVLGYDHLLAMLSVGILSAQIGGRAIWTVPATFVSVMAVGGLLGLIDIGLTATELGIALSLVILGSVIAAERRLSILVAMIGVGFFAIFHGYAHGAEVPETAEPFLYALGFLIGTALIHITGVVIGDIARHYERGKISLRVGGALISLIGVLFIFGFL, encoded by the coding sequence ATGTCGCAAAATAAAGTTTTGTTGTCATTCATTTTTGCATCCGCGTTTGCCGTCATACCGGGGGTCGCATATGCGCACGATGGTACAAACCTGGCATTGGGCGGATTCCTGAGCGGACTCGTCCACCCGGTATTGGGGTACGACCACCTGCTTGCCATGTTGAGCGTGGGCATCCTCAGCGCACAGATCGGTGGGCGTGCCATTTGGACGGTTCCAGCCACATTTGTGAGTGTCATGGCTGTGGGTGGATTGTTGGGCTTGATCGATATTGGGCTGACTGCCACTGAATTGGGCATTGCATTATCGCTCGTCATATTGGGTTCGGTGATCGCCGCCGAGCGCCGTCTCTCCATTCTGGTAGCGATGATCGGGGTGGGGTTCTTCGCCATTTTTCACGGGTATGCCCACGGCGCGGAGGTTCCGGAGACAGCGGAACCATTCCTGTATGCTCTGGGTTTTTTAATTGGAACAGCTCTTATTCACATCACCGGCGTGGTGATTGGGGATATTGCCCGTCACTATGAGCGCGGGAAGATCTCCTTACGAGTTGGCGGCGCGTTAATCTCACTGATAGGCGTGTTATTCATTTTTGGCTTCCTATAG
- a CDS encoding glycerol-3-phosphate acyltransferase: MEPSTLIVVALAGYLIGSISFARVVARWVNPTRSLDEARRHHSDQGLEGTVSGIGASTASVAFGKKYGGIVALLDILKAFIPILALRLYFPDGIYHFVFSILCILGHNYPVYYRFQGGRGLSPMVGSLLVIEPLGMIVCMVIGVLLAILINQPHTSLILWFPIIGLWGWFINDDWALAVYAIVLLALFMIAEIPEIRLALQYRKQGRMDEYNKMILNSAPQTRMMKDLARRVRFWDRADNN, from the coding sequence ATGGAACCTTCAACTCTTATCGTAGTTGCGCTTGCAGGGTATTTGATCGGGTCGATCTCGTTTGCTCGGGTCGTTGCCCGATGGGTGAACCCGACTCGCAGCCTGGATGAGGCACGCAGGCACCACTCAGACCAGGGCTTGGAAGGAACCGTAAGCGGGATCGGCGCATCCACGGCTTCGGTTGCGTTCGGGAAAAAATATGGCGGCATCGTCGCGCTGTTGGATATCCTGAAAGCCTTCATCCCGATCCTGGCGCTGCGGCTTTACTTCCCCGACGGGATCTATCACTTCGTCTTTAGCATTCTCTGTATCCTTGGGCACAACTACCCCGTTTATTATCGCTTTCAGGGCGGGCGCGGACTTTCTCCGATGGTGGGCAGTCTGCTGGTCATCGAACCGCTGGGCATGATCGTCTGCATGGTGATCGGTGTCCTGTTGGCGATCCTTATTAATCAACCGCATACTTCGCTCATCCTTTGGTTCCCCATTATCGGATTATGGGGATGGTTCATTAACGATGACTGGGCGCTTGCAGTCTATGCAATTGTGCTGCTTGCGTTGTTTATGATCGCCGAGATCCCGGAAATACGACTGGCGCTGCAATACCGGAAACAAGGCAGAATGGACGAATACAACAAGATGATTCTCAACTCCGCGCCGCAGACCCGCATGATGAAAGATCTTGCCAGGCGCGTGCGGTTTTGGGACAGAGCGGATAACAATTAA
- a CDS encoding ferrochelatase, whose protein sequence is MDTIDMVSLLGLAVISTLMGITYVRFLTVHPLRMGWYMFFTTLFLAVDIILIAVQFNGWEIAGASVLAFVGFLAGYIWMTKRLLAREDPRPIPALRRKKDDPGLGHTAVIYFTHGEPETYDPIGWINQFNEFDEQKIPFVPLVARPFFIYSLRRSYLSVGRSEHRRTHLRMVKALENEIRKGGDTTTRFYISFLDDNPRPDAAFIHALNEGASRIVVAEIFVSDSNHTLEGKHLIEEVGAHDLGVPVIYTGPMYDSEIMHSMFVERVHAHMNGTDKSKVGVLLVGHGQPDEWDREFATETEHELLFRNKILDRFEEAGFARENLSLAWMEFKEPKPAPKIEEFTANGVEKIFYFSAAISADALHSQWDVPHLISKAHNPRNIPIINLGAWNDDPIAIQAIKEKVHAAMER, encoded by the coding sequence ATGGACACAATCGATATGGTTAGTTTACTTGGTCTTGCTGTTATTTCGACCTTGATGGGAATTACATACGTACGCTTTCTCACAGTCCATCCCCTACGAATGGGTTGGTACATGTTTTTTACCACCTTGTTTCTCGCGGTCGATATCATCCTGATTGCCGTTCAATTCAACGGATGGGAGATCGCAGGCGCCTCCGTCCTGGCGTTTGTCGGTTTTTTGGCGGGATATATCTGGATGACCAAACGCCTCCTTGCGCGCGAGGATCCGCGTCCCATCCCGGCATTGAGGCGCAAAAAGGACGATCCTGGGCTGGGACATACCGCCGTCATCTATTTCACACACGGCGAGCCGGAGACCTATGATCCGATCGGCTGGATCAATCAATTCAACGAATTTGACGAGCAGAAGATTCCCTTTGTGCCATTGGTGGCGCGTCCCTTCTTTATTTATAGTTTGCGGCGCAGCTATCTGAGTGTTGGGCGGAGTGAACATCGCCGGACTCACCTGCGGATGGTCAAGGCGCTTGAGAATGAGATCCGCAAGGGCGGGGACACAACTACGCGTTTCTACATCAGCTTCCTGGATGATAATCCCCGTCCCGATGCGGCATTCATCCACGCGCTCAACGAGGGCGCCAGCCGGATCGTGGTGGCGGAGATCTTTGTATCCGACTCGAACCATACGCTTGAAGGGAAGCATCTGATCGAAGAGGTAGGCGCTCATGATCTGGGGGTCCCAGTCATTTATACGGGACCAATGTATGACTCCGAAATCATGCATTCCATGTTCGTGGAACGCGTCCATGCTCACATGAACGGCACCGATAAGTCAAAGGTCGGCGTCCTGCTGGTCGGACATGGGCAACCCGATGAATGGGACCGCGAGTTCGCCACCGAGACCGAACACGAGTTGCTTTTCCGCAACAAGATCCTGGACCGTTTCGAGGAGGCAGGCTTCGCGCGCGAAAATCTCAGCCTGGCATGGATGGAGTTCAAGGAACCCAAACCCGCACCCAAGATCGAGGAGTTCACCGCCAATGGCGTGGAAAAGATCTTTTACTTCTCCGCCGCCATCAGCGCTGACGCACTGCACAGTCAATGGGATGTGCCGCACCTGATCTCGAAAGCGCACAATCCTCGCAATATCCCCATCATCAACCTCGGGGCATGGAACGACGACCCCATCGCCATCCAGGCAATCAAGGAAAAAGTCCATGCCGCCATGGAGCGTTAA
- a CDS encoding FAD-dependent monooxygenase — MESNKYNNLIIVGSGPVGMVAALMFKKHFEKVTLLERQSKEGFLQTHGFTFPIVFMPASIEILKSIGIWDGIHSQRSEFFGVVIHKRIFGREFKIVSSKEEVYSHWRNHAITKLYQKVIEEGIQIHFNTQVKSIDFEGNICREATLGDLPFDLLLGADGINSQIRGLMAKAHPDFDENEFRQTFLDNWYAYRLPSKGALRENFAGGRRFLASNVFVDNLADYPSEKFRVVTTGMRQPEEEISILIKHGAEVSLPRVKELNEVFFGPFVESKEELDAAWESGYAGKFEQVYAPTFTLNNVLLVGDAAHGFESTGDLINLGIASIGSFHEIFTRHVDIKSALQEYDRTIGEDLRFYADFSYRRSKEKIGFEVGSIEFASRLGLAKRHPTLFGIYEDGFEISSYMKAYRRDIIKSRLLVFSIPVLLFVMIILYQFQIL; from the coding sequence ATGGAGTCAAATAAATATAACAATTTGATCATTGTCGGGTCGGGCCCGGTGGGGATGGTTGCGGCATTGATGTTTAAGAAACATTTCGAGAAGGTCACCCTGCTCGAGCGTCAGTCGAAGGAGGGGTTCCTCCAAACTCATGGCTTCACATTTCCAATTGTATTTATGCCGGCTTCGATCGAAATACTCAAAAGCATCGGTATTTGGGATGGAATTCATTCACAACGGTCTGAATTTTTTGGTGTGGTAATCCATAAGCGCATCTTTGGCAGGGAGTTTAAAATTGTCTCTTCAAAAGAGGAGGTGTATTCACACTGGAGAAATCATGCCATCACAAAACTCTATCAAAAGGTGATTGAAGAAGGAATTCAAATTCACTTCAATACCCAGGTGAAAAGCATTGATTTTGAAGGAAATATTTGCAGGGAAGCTACCTTGGGCGACCTGCCTTTTGATCTCTTGCTGGGCGCGGACGGAATCAACAGTCAAATCCGCGGGCTTATGGCAAAAGCGCATCCAGATTTTGATGAAAATGAATTCCGTCAGACATTTTTGGATAACTGGTATGCCTATCGCCTCCCGTCCAAAGGGGCCCTGCGCGAAAACTTCGCCGGGGGGAGGCGTTTTCTAGCATCGAATGTCTTCGTCGATAATCTGGCAGACTACCCAAGCGAGAAATTCCGCGTCGTTACCACAGGCATGCGGCAGCCGGAGGAGGAGATCAGTATCCTGATCAAGCATGGGGCGGAAGTGAGCCTGCCACGTGTGAAGGAATTGAACGAGGTTTTTTTTGGTCCGTTCGTGGAATCGAAAGAGGAGTTGGACGCGGCTTGGGAAAGTGGATATGCCGGAAAGTTCGAGCAGGTTTACGCACCGACGTTCACACTGAATAATGTCCTGCTTGTGGGAGACGCCGCGCATGGGTTCGAGAGCACCGGCGATCTGATCAATCTCGGCATCGCCTCCATCGGTTCCTTTCATGAAATCTTCACCCGGCACGTGGATATAAAGTCCGCTTTGCAGGAGTATGACCGCACGATCGGCGAAGACCTGCGCTTCTATGCGGATTTTTCCTACCGCAGAAGCAAAGAAAAGATCGGATTTGAAGTGGGATCGATCGAATTCGCATCGAGATTGGGACTTGCCAAACGCCATCCCACCCTGTTTGGAATTTATGAAGACGGATTTGAGATTTCCAGTTACATGAAAGCCTATAGAAGGGATATCATAAAAAGCAGGCTGCTGGTTTTCAGCATTCCGGTCCTGTTGTTCGTAATGATCATACTATACCAGTTTCAAATTTTATAA